In Mangifera indica cultivar Alphonso chromosome 1, CATAS_Mindica_2.1, whole genome shotgun sequence, a single genomic region encodes these proteins:
- the LOC123216993 gene encoding RNA polymerase sigma factor sigF, chloroplastic isoform X1 codes for MEAGRNFLSSPPSFPSRNHPKNTSYSFSVLKPHERAAPAVSSVPTLMVARHFPTSVLLQEQRDEYRSLLHMSKEDKTSLATTDRRELETEASLLEENSNNLDQLVQDFEHQLLHLPDLWNLLPPGQAGVNHSFSTMQSRTNNTEEVELFNAVALAKKALSASTEAASLAENPKLYGDESDDIISTSSSNFPLDEVKIVRSTRLFERQSKKRRSSKPQVMVSETCRPRKSDTQRKLNEGFNPHDPLRLFLWGPETRQLLTVKEESECIVQIQNLMRLEKVKSKLETQFGREPTLIEWAEAVELNCRDLQSELQSGNISREKLINANLRLVVHVAKQYQGRGLNLQDLLQEGSMGLMKSVEKFKPQAGCRFPSYAYWWIRQSIRKAIFQHSRTIRLPDNVYTLLSKVLEAKRLCIQKGNHDPNKEELATRAGITVEKLERLLFLTRRPLSMQQPVWADQDTTFQEITADTGIEIPDVSVAKQLMRRHVRNLLNVLNPRERRVIRLRFGIEDGKPKSLSEIGNMFGLSKERVRQLENRALYRLRQSLGSEALGGYVDLLV; via the exons ATGGAAGCTGGACGAAATTTTCTATCTTCACCTCCATCATTTCCTTCAAGAAACCACCCTAAAAACACCTCTTATTCTTTTTCAG TTCTAAAGCCTCATGAGCGAGCTGCCCCTGCAGTATCTTCTGTTCCAACTTTAATGGTAGCTCGACATTTTCCTACATCAGTTCTTTTACAAGAGCAGCGTGATGAATACAGGTCTCTCTTACACATGTCTAAGGAAGACAAAACATCTCTG GCAACTACGGATAGGAGGGAGTTGGAGACTGAGGCCTCACTTCTTGAAGAGAACTCAAACAACTTGGATCAACTAGTGCAGGACTTTGAGCACCAGTTGCTTCACTTGCCTGATTTATGGAATTT ATTGCCACCTGGACAAGCAGGGGTAAATCATTCCTTCTCAACTATGCAGTCTAGGACAAATAATACTGAGGAGGTAGAACTATTTAATGCAGTCGCCCTTGCTAAGAAGGCTTTGTCAGCATCGACAGAAGCAGCCTCATTAGCTGAGAACCCCAAGTTATATGGAGATGAATCTGATGATATAATTTCAACCAG TTCATCAAATTTTCCTCTTGATGAGGTGAAGATCGTTCGGTCAACCCGGCTTTTCGAGAGACAGTCTAAGAAAAGGAGGTCTTCTAAACCACAAGTTATGGTTTCTGAAACTTGTAGGCCTAGAAAGTCTGATACGCAGAGAAAGTTAAATGAAGGGTTTAATCCTCATGATCCTCTTCGATTGTTCTTGTGGGGTCCTGAAACAAGACAACTTTTGACAGTGAAAGAAGAATCTGAATGCATTGTTCAAATACAG AATTTGATGAGATTGGAGAAGGTGAAGAGTAAGCTTGAAACACAGTTTGGTCGTGAACCCACCTTGATTGAATGGGCTGAAGCTGTTGAGCTTAATTGTCGGGACTTGCAGTCAGAACTTCAGTCTGGTAACATCAGCAGAGAGAAGTTGATCAATGCAAATTTACGCTTGGTTGTTCATGTTGCCAAACAATATCAAGGCCGTGGTCTCAACCTTCAGGACTTATTGCAG GAGGGGAGTATGGGTCTTATGAAGAGTGTTGAGAAGTTCAAACCCCAAGCAGGTTGCCGATTTCCCAGTTATGCATACTGGTGGATAAGGCAATCTATTAGAAAGGCAATATTTCAACATTCTAGGACAATCCGGTTGCCG GATAATGTATATACCCTCCTAAGCAAGGTACTGGAAGCAAAAAGATTATGCATTCAAAAAGGAAATCATGATCCGAATAAAGAAGAATTGGCGACACGTGCAGGAATTACAGTTGAGAAGTTGGAGAGATTGTTATTTCTCACTAGAAGGCCACTTTCCATGCAACAGCCTGTATGGGCAGACCAAGATACTACTTTTCAG GAGATAACAGCAGACACTGGGATTGAGATCCCAGACGTTAGTGTGGCAAAGCAATTGATGAGGCGGCATGTGCGCAACCTTCTAAACGTTCTAAACCCCAGAGAAAGACGTGTAATCAGGCTGAGATTTGGCATTGAAGATGGGAAACCGAAGTCACTGTCTGAAATCGGGAACATGTTTGGATTATCCAAGGAGAGAGTCCGGCAGCTGGAGAACCGAGCTTTATACAGGCTTAGACAGTCCCTTGGTAGTGAAGCACTTGGTGGATATGTAGATTTACTTGTTTAG
- the LOC123216993 gene encoding RNA polymerase sigma factor sigF, chloroplastic isoform X2 — MVARHFPTSVLLQEQRDEYRSLLHMSKEDKTSLATTDRRELETEASLLEENSNNLDQLVQDFEHQLLHLPDLWNLLPPGQAGVNHSFSTMQSRTNNTEEVELFNAVALAKKALSASTEAASLAENPKLYGDESDDIISTSSSNFPLDEVKIVRSTRLFERQSKKRRSSKPQVMVSETCRPRKSDTQRKLNEGFNPHDPLRLFLWGPETRQLLTVKEESECIVQIQNLMRLEKVKSKLETQFGREPTLIEWAEAVELNCRDLQSELQSGNISREKLINANLRLVVHVAKQYQGRGLNLQDLLQEGSMGLMKSVEKFKPQAGCRFPSYAYWWIRQSIRKAIFQHSRTIRLPDNVYTLLSKVLEAKRLCIQKGNHDPNKEELATRAGITVEKLERLLFLTRRPLSMQQPVWADQDTTFQEITADTGIEIPDVSVAKQLMRRHVRNLLNVLNPRERRVIRLRFGIEDGKPKSLSEIGNMFGLSKERVRQLENRALYRLRQSLGSEALGGYVDLLV, encoded by the exons ATGGTAGCTCGACATTTTCCTACATCAGTTCTTTTACAAGAGCAGCGTGATGAATACAGGTCTCTCTTACACATGTCTAAGGAAGACAAAACATCTCTG GCAACTACGGATAGGAGGGAGTTGGAGACTGAGGCCTCACTTCTTGAAGAGAACTCAAACAACTTGGATCAACTAGTGCAGGACTTTGAGCACCAGTTGCTTCACTTGCCTGATTTATGGAATTT ATTGCCACCTGGACAAGCAGGGGTAAATCATTCCTTCTCAACTATGCAGTCTAGGACAAATAATACTGAGGAGGTAGAACTATTTAATGCAGTCGCCCTTGCTAAGAAGGCTTTGTCAGCATCGACAGAAGCAGCCTCATTAGCTGAGAACCCCAAGTTATATGGAGATGAATCTGATGATATAATTTCAACCAG TTCATCAAATTTTCCTCTTGATGAGGTGAAGATCGTTCGGTCAACCCGGCTTTTCGAGAGACAGTCTAAGAAAAGGAGGTCTTCTAAACCACAAGTTATGGTTTCTGAAACTTGTAGGCCTAGAAAGTCTGATACGCAGAGAAAGTTAAATGAAGGGTTTAATCCTCATGATCCTCTTCGATTGTTCTTGTGGGGTCCTGAAACAAGACAACTTTTGACAGTGAAAGAAGAATCTGAATGCATTGTTCAAATACAG AATTTGATGAGATTGGAGAAGGTGAAGAGTAAGCTTGAAACACAGTTTGGTCGTGAACCCACCTTGATTGAATGGGCTGAAGCTGTTGAGCTTAATTGTCGGGACTTGCAGTCAGAACTTCAGTCTGGTAACATCAGCAGAGAGAAGTTGATCAATGCAAATTTACGCTTGGTTGTTCATGTTGCCAAACAATATCAAGGCCGTGGTCTCAACCTTCAGGACTTATTGCAG GAGGGGAGTATGGGTCTTATGAAGAGTGTTGAGAAGTTCAAACCCCAAGCAGGTTGCCGATTTCCCAGTTATGCATACTGGTGGATAAGGCAATCTATTAGAAAGGCAATATTTCAACATTCTAGGACAATCCGGTTGCCG GATAATGTATATACCCTCCTAAGCAAGGTACTGGAAGCAAAAAGATTATGCATTCAAAAAGGAAATCATGATCCGAATAAAGAAGAATTGGCGACACGTGCAGGAATTACAGTTGAGAAGTTGGAGAGATTGTTATTTCTCACTAGAAGGCCACTTTCCATGCAACAGCCTGTATGGGCAGACCAAGATACTACTTTTCAG GAGATAACAGCAGACACTGGGATTGAGATCCCAGACGTTAGTGTGGCAAAGCAATTGATGAGGCGGCATGTGCGCAACCTTCTAAACGTTCTAAACCCCAGAGAAAGACGTGTAATCAGGCTGAGATTTGGCATTGAAGATGGGAAACCGAAGTCACTGTCTGAAATCGGGAACATGTTTGGATTATCCAAGGAGAGAGTCCGGCAGCTGGAGAACCGAGCTTTATACAGGCTTAGACAGTCCCTTGGTAGTGAAGCACTTGGTGGATATGTAGATTTACTTGTTTAG